The following are encoded in a window of Vidua macroura isolate BioBank_ID:100142 chromosome 26, ASM2450914v1, whole genome shotgun sequence genomic DNA:
- the C2CD4C gene encoding C2 calcium-dependent domain-containing protein 4C — protein MWLLERLRGVAENGGSRGAGTEESSRGSRYSNVLTPDKIPDFFIPPKLSAAPAEAEGSEVPAAAALGASVSEQDLAKRKPPRSPRPSSRSRSRTTGRHIIQIETAEDWTEGSCGTNVDPQAQTAMSLPYVPKAQTSYGFATLMESPHTRRKESLFHSEHSSLCPSPVTSPSAQRKAKLNGESGRRTPADLGAALMHPGRYFSGGESDTCSSAESSPFGSPLLSRSVSLLKLFSQESQSKVIKLKHSVARNSSLSTDDSSADTSPSAQRRARSAPAGTQPPTALLPLDLPAGRDREHSLRLSRGGSLRLAAEYDPSNARLRVRLVSAEDLYDALVDLRSINCCVSLCLNPGKLQKQRSTIVKNSRNPVFNEDFFFDGLGPGHARKMSLKLKVVNKGSSLKRDTLLGEKELPLTALLSCL, from the coding sequence ATGTGGCTCCTGGAGCGGCTGCGCGGGGTGGCGGAGAACGGCGGGTCCCGGGGCGCGGGGACAGAGGAGTCCTCGCGGGGGTCCCGCTACAGCAACGTCCTCACCCCCGACAAGATCCCCGACTTTTTCATCCCGCCCAAGCTGAGCGCGGCACCCGCCGAGGCTGAGGGCTCCGAGGTGCCCGCAGCGGCTGCTCTGGGTGCCTCAGTCTCGGAACAGGACCTGGCCAAGCGCAAGCccccgcgcagcccccgcccgTCCAGCCGCTCCCGGTCCCGGACCACCGGGCGGCACATCATCCAGATCGAGACCGCTGAGGACTGGACCGAGGGGAGCTGCGGCACCAACGTGGACCCGCAGGCACAGACGGCCATGTCGCTGCCCTACGTGCCCAAGGCGCAGACCTCCTACGGCTTTGCCACGCTGATGGAGAGCCCCCACACCCGGCGCAAGGAGTCCCTCTTCCACAGCgagcacagcagcctctgcccctcgcccgtcACCTCGCCCAGCGCCCAGCGCAAAGCCAAGCTCAACGGCGAGAGCGGCCGCCGGACACCCGCTGACCTCGGCGCCGCCCTCATGCACCCCGGGCGCTACTTCAGCGGCGGAGAGAGCGACACGTGCTCCTCGGCAGAGTCCTCGCCCTTCGGCTCCCCGCTGCTCTCCCGCTCCGTCTCCCTGCTGAAGCTCTTCAGCCAGGAGAGCCAGTCCAAGGTCATCAAGCTGAAGCACTCGGTGGCCCGTAACAGCTCGCTGTCCACTGACGACAGCTCGGCCGACACCAGCCCCAGCGCCCAGCGCCGTGCCAGGAGCGCCCCGGCCGGGACGCAGCCTCCCACCGCCCTGCTGCCCCTGGACCTGCCCGCGGGCCGTGACCGGGAGCACAGCCTGCGGCTGAGCCGGGGCGGCAGCCTGCGCCTGGCTGCCGAGTACGACCCCTCCAACGCCCGGCTGCGTGTGCGCCTAGTCTCCGCCGAGGACCTCTACGATGCCCTCGTCGACCTGCGCAGCATCAACTGCTGCGTCTCGCTGTGCCTCAACCCCGggaagctgcagaagcagcGCAGCACCATTGTCAAGAACAGCCGCAACCCCGTCTTCAACGAGGACTTCTTCTTCGATGGGCTGGGCCCCGGCCACGCCAGGAAGATGTCCCTGAAGCTCAAGGTGGTCAACAAGGGCAGCAGCCTTAAGCGGGACACGCTGCtgggggagaaggagctgccacTCACCgccctcctgtcctgcctgtag
- the SHC2 gene encoding SHC-transforming protein 2 isoform X1, whose product MLPEPKYDRFRDEPLTAPMPSPAPAPCPAAGEEPEHGTTFCALLPRMPQWKFPGSSGFLGRGPAGAARDAPAAAESPSGLAAVLGACEPLCAAPCALPGGGRARGTAGRARGAAAAPAGARPGGDEWSRKGSFIRKPAQGWLHPDERVLGPGVSYIVRYMGCIEVLRSMRSLDFNTRTQVTREAINRLYEAVPGVKGIWKKKAPNKALFSILGKSNLHFAGMSIAVNISVDGLNLMIPTTRQIIANHHMQSISFASGGDMDTTDYVAYVAKDPINQRACHILECCEGLAQSVISTVGQAFELRFKQYLHSPPKVVVPPERALAAEESAWGEDEEAAEHDYYNSIPGKEPPLGGLVDSRLRHSTALGHVRTQPSSSVPPSQGGLAARRDPSSQLGPPWDLESQGQPCDGYLQADGHTLGPRDYEEHMYVNTQSLDAWEPELVAHGAAEESPKKDLFDMRPFEDALKLHECIAGGATSPPIEDQWPSPPTRKAPIAPTEEQLRREPWYHGRMSRRDAERLLQMDGDFLVRDSLTNPGQYVLTGMHSGQPKHLLLVDPEGVVRTKDVLFESISHLISHHRQNEQPIVAAESELHLRQVVQRKQ is encoded by the exons ATGCTCCCGGAGCCCAAGTATGACCGCTTCCGCGACGAGCCGCTGACCGCCCCCATGCCGTCGCCGGCCCCCGCGCCGTGCCCCGCGGCGGGCGAGGAGCCCGAGCACGGCACCACCTTCTGCGCGCTGCTGCCGCGGATGCCGCAGTGGAAGTTCCCCGGCTCCAGCGGCTTCctcggccgcggccccgccggcgcCGCCCGGGACGCCCCCGCCGCGGCGGAGTCCCCCTCGGGGCTGGCCGCCGTCCTGGGCGCCTGCGAGCCGCTCTGCGCCGCGCCCTGCGCGCTgccgggcggcgggcgggcgcgggggacggcggggcgggcgcggggggcggcggcagcgccggcgggggcccggcccggcggcgaCGAGTGGAGCCGCAAGGGCAGCTTCATCCGCAAACCGGCGCAGGGCTGGCTGCACCCCGACGAGCGGGTGCTGGGGCCCGGCGTCTCCTACATTGTCCGG TACATGGGGTGCATTGAGGTGCTGCGCTCCATGAGGTCCCTCGACTTCAACACCCGGACACAGGTCACCAG GGAAGCCATCAACAGACTATACGAGGCAGTGCCAGGTGTGAAGGGCATCTGGAAGAAGAAG GCTCCCAACAAAGCCCTGTTCTCCATCCTGGGCAAGAGCAACCTGCACTTTGCTGGCATGAGCATCGCTGTCAACATCTCTGTTGATGGGCTGAACCTCATGATCCCCACCACGCGCCAG ATCATCGCCAACCACCACATGCAGTCCATCTCCTTCGCCTCCGGTGGGGACATG GATACCACGGACTATGTCGCCTATGTCGCCAAGGACCCCATCAACCAGAGAG CCTGCCACATCCTGGAGTGCTGCGAGGGGCTGGCGCAGAGCGTCATCAGCACGGTGGGACAGGCCTTTGAGCTGCGCTTCAAGCAGTACCTGCACAGCCCCCCCAAGGTGGTGGTACCCCCAGAGAG ggcGCTGGCTGCAGAGGAGTCAGCCTggggggaggatgaggaggcggCTGAGCACGACTACTACAACAGCATCCCAGGGAAGGAGCCCCCCCTGGGGGGCCTGGTTGACTCCCGGCTCcgccacagcacagccctgggccacGTCCGCACTCAGCCCTCCAGCTCTGTCCCCCCCAGCCAG GGCGGGTTAGCAGCCAGGCGAGACCCGAGCAGCCAGCTGGGGCCACCCTGGGACCTGGAGAGCCAGG GCCAGCCCTGCGACGGGTACCTGCAGGCGGACGGCCACACCCTGGGGCCACGGGACTACGAGGAGCACATGTACGTGAACACGCAGAGCCTGGACGCCTGGGAGCCGGAGCTGGTGGCTCATGGAGCGGCAGAGGAGAGCCCCAAAAAGGACCTATTTGACATGA GGCCATTCGAGGATGCCCTGAAGCTCCACGAGTGCATTGCAGGGGGTGCCACCAGTCCCCCCATTGAGGACCAGTGGCCGAGCCCCCCCACGAGGAAGGCCCCAATCGCCCCCACGGAGGAGCAGCTGCGGCGGGAGCCCTGGTACCACGGCAGGATGAGCCGGCGGGATGCTGAGAGGCTCCTGCAGATGGACGGGGACTTCCTGGTGCGGGACAGCCTCACCAACCCGGGGCAGTACGTGCTGACCGGCATGCACAGCGGGCAGCCCAAGCACCTGCTGCTGGTGGATCCCGAGGGAGTG GTGAGGACCAAGGACGTGCTGTTTGAGAGCATCAGCCACCTCATCAGCCACCACCGGCAGAACGAGCAGCCCATCGTGGCCGCAGAGAGCGAGCTGCACCTCCGCCAGGTTGTACAGAGGAAGCAGTGA
- the SHC2 gene encoding SHC-transforming protein 2 isoform X2, which translates to MLPEPKYDRFRDEPLTAPMPSPAPAPCPAAGEEPEHGTTFCALLPRMPQWKFPGSSGFLGRGPAGAARDAPAAAESPSGLAAVLGACEPLCAAPCALPGGGRARGTAGRARGAAAAPAGARPGGDEWSRKGSFIRKPAQGWLHPDERVLGPGVSYIVRYMGCIEVLRSMRSLDFNTRTQVTREAINRLYEAVPGVKGIWKKKAPNKALFSILGKSNLHFAGMSIAVNISVDGLNLMIPTTRQIIANHHMQSISFASGGDMDTTDYVAYVAKDPINQRACHILECCEGLAQSVISTVGQAFELRFKQYLHSPPKVVVPPERALAAEESAWGEDEEAAEHDYYNSIPGKEPPLGGLVDSRLRHSTALGHVRTQPSSSVPPSQGGLAARRDPSSQLGPPWDLESQGQPCDGYLQADGHTLGPRDYEEHMYVNTQSLDAWEPELVAHGAAEESPKKDLFDMRPFEDALKLHECIAGGATSPPIEDQWPSPPTRKAPIAPTEEQLRREPWYHGRMSRRDAERLLQMDGDFLVRDSLTNPGQ; encoded by the exons ATGCTCCCGGAGCCCAAGTATGACCGCTTCCGCGACGAGCCGCTGACCGCCCCCATGCCGTCGCCGGCCCCCGCGCCGTGCCCCGCGGCGGGCGAGGAGCCCGAGCACGGCACCACCTTCTGCGCGCTGCTGCCGCGGATGCCGCAGTGGAAGTTCCCCGGCTCCAGCGGCTTCctcggccgcggccccgccggcgcCGCCCGGGACGCCCCCGCCGCGGCGGAGTCCCCCTCGGGGCTGGCCGCCGTCCTGGGCGCCTGCGAGCCGCTCTGCGCCGCGCCCTGCGCGCTgccgggcggcgggcgggcgcgggggacggcggggcgggcgcggggggcggcggcagcgccggcgggggcccggcccggcggcgaCGAGTGGAGCCGCAAGGGCAGCTTCATCCGCAAACCGGCGCAGGGCTGGCTGCACCCCGACGAGCGGGTGCTGGGGCCCGGCGTCTCCTACATTGTCCGG TACATGGGGTGCATTGAGGTGCTGCGCTCCATGAGGTCCCTCGACTTCAACACCCGGACACAGGTCACCAG GGAAGCCATCAACAGACTATACGAGGCAGTGCCAGGTGTGAAGGGCATCTGGAAGAAGAAG GCTCCCAACAAAGCCCTGTTCTCCATCCTGGGCAAGAGCAACCTGCACTTTGCTGGCATGAGCATCGCTGTCAACATCTCTGTTGATGGGCTGAACCTCATGATCCCCACCACGCGCCAG ATCATCGCCAACCACCACATGCAGTCCATCTCCTTCGCCTCCGGTGGGGACATG GATACCACGGACTATGTCGCCTATGTCGCCAAGGACCCCATCAACCAGAGAG CCTGCCACATCCTGGAGTGCTGCGAGGGGCTGGCGCAGAGCGTCATCAGCACGGTGGGACAGGCCTTTGAGCTGCGCTTCAAGCAGTACCTGCACAGCCCCCCCAAGGTGGTGGTACCCCCAGAGAG ggcGCTGGCTGCAGAGGAGTCAGCCTggggggaggatgaggaggcggCTGAGCACGACTACTACAACAGCATCCCAGGGAAGGAGCCCCCCCTGGGGGGCCTGGTTGACTCCCGGCTCcgccacagcacagccctgggccacGTCCGCACTCAGCCCTCCAGCTCTGTCCCCCCCAGCCAG GGCGGGTTAGCAGCCAGGCGAGACCCGAGCAGCCAGCTGGGGCCACCCTGGGACCTGGAGAGCCAGG GCCAGCCCTGCGACGGGTACCTGCAGGCGGACGGCCACACCCTGGGGCCACGGGACTACGAGGAGCACATGTACGTGAACACGCAGAGCCTGGACGCCTGGGAGCCGGAGCTGGTGGCTCATGGAGCGGCAGAGGAGAGCCCCAAAAAGGACCTATTTGACATGA GGCCATTCGAGGATGCCCTGAAGCTCCACGAGTGCATTGCAGGGGGTGCCACCAGTCCCCCCATTGAGGACCAGTGGCCGAGCCCCCCCACGAGGAAGGCCCCAATCGCCCCCACGGAGGAGCAGCTGCGGCGGGAGCCCTGGTACCACGGCAGGATGAGCCGGCGGGATGCTGAGAGGCTCCTGCAGATGGACGGGGACTTCCTGGTGCGGGACAGCCTCACCAACCCGGGGCA GTGA
- the LOC128819514 gene encoding hippocampus abundant transcript 1 protein-like isoform X1, translating into MTGEKKKKKRLNRSVLLAKKIVIRDGAGRQGIGEPSVYHAVVVIFLEFFAWGLLTTPMLTVLHQTFPQHTFLMNGLIHGVKGLLSFLSAPLIGALSDVWGRKSFLLLTVFFTCAPIPLMKISPWWYFAVISMSGVFAVTFSVIFAYVADITQEHERSTAYGLVSATFAASLVTSPAIGAYLSQAYGDTLVVVLASGVALLDIGFILLAVPESLPEEMRPVSWGAPISWEQADPFASLRKVGQDSTVLLICITVFLSYLPEAGQYSSFFLYLRQVIGFSSETVAAFIGVVGILSILAQTVVLGILMRSIGNKNTILLGLGFQILQLAWYGFGSQPWMMWAAGAVAAMSSITFPAISAMVSRSTDPDQQGVVQGMITGIRGLCNGLGPALYGFVFYLFHVELNEMAEVETLGKASKPNMANPTDESSIIPGPPFLFGACSVLLSLLVALFIPEHNLALRSGSHKKHSTGAQAHPHSPPAGGSDGKEPLLEDSSV; encoded by the exons ATGACCGGcgagaagaagaagaagaagcgGCTCAACCGCAGCGTCCTGCTGGCCAAGAAGATCGTGATCCGGGACGGGGCCGGC CGACAGGGGATCGGGGAGCCCAGCGTGTACCACGCCGTGGTGGTGATTTTCCTGGAGTTCTTTGCCTGGGGGCTGCTGACCACGCCGATGCTGACG GTCTTACACCAGACTTTCCCTCAGCACACATTCCTGATGAATGGTCTGATTCATGGAGTCAAG GGTCTGCTGTCTTTCCTAAGTGCCCCGCTGATTGGTGCTCTCTCTGATGTCTGGGGCAGGAAatccttcctccttctcacCGTCTTCTTCACGTGTGCACCAATTCCTCTGATGAAGATCAGCCCGTG GTGGTACTTTGCTGTCATCTCCATGTCTGGAGTGTTTGCTGTCAccttttctgtgatttttgccTATGTTGCTGATATCACACAGGAGCATGAGCGCAGCACGGCGTACGGCCTG GTGTCAGCCACGTTTGCTGCCAGTCTGGTCACCAGCCCGGCCATCGGCGCGTACCTTTCCCAAGCCTACGGTGACACCTTGGTGGTTGTGCTGGCTTCAGGGGTTGCTTTGCTGGATATTGGCTTCatcctgctggctgtgcccgAGTCACTGCCTGAAGAGATGCGCCCAGTCTCCTGGGGAGCCCCAATCTCCTGGGAACAAGCTGACCCATTTGCT TCCTTGAGGAAGGTGGGTCAGGACTCCACAGTGCTGCTCATCTGCATCACCGTCTTTCTCTCCTACCTTCCCGAGGCTGGCCAGTATTCCAGCTTCTTCCTGTACCTACGACAG GTCATTGGTTTTTCCTCAGAGACTGTAGCAGCCTTTATCGGTGTAGTTGGAATTCTCTCTATACTGGCTCAG acaGTCGTGTTGGGAATTCTCATGCGCTCcataggaaataaaaacaccATCCTCCTGGGACTAGGCTTCCAGATCCTGCAGCTTGCCTGGTATGGCTTTGGATCACAGCCTTG gatgatgtgggcagcaggagctgtggctgccatgTCCAGCATCACCTTCCCAGCCATCAGTGCCATGGTGTCGAGGAGCACGGACCCTGACCAGCAGG GTGTGGTGCAGGGGATGATCACTGGAATTCGGGGTCTGTGTAATGGCCTGGGGCCAGCACTCTATGGTTTTGTCTTCTATCTCTTCCACGTGGAGTTGAACGAAATGGCTGAGGTGGAAACTTTGGGCAAGGCCTCCAAACCCAACATGGCCAACCCAACAGATGAG AGCAGCATCATCCCTGGGCCACCCTTCCTGTTCGGGGCGTGCTCCGTGCTGCTGTCGCTGCTGGTGGCCCTGTTCATTCCGGAACACAACCTGGCACTGAGGTCAGGCAGCCACAAGAAGCACAGTACAGGGGCCCAGGCCCACCCCCACAGCCCACCAGCTGGGGGGTCAGATGGCAAGGAGCCCCTGCTGGAGGACAGCAGCGTGTGA
- the LOC128819514 gene encoding hippocampus abundant transcript 1 protein-like isoform X2 has product MVGTGTDGSAGGAAVRCQRQGIGEPSVYHAVVVIFLEFFAWGLLTTPMLTVLHQTFPQHTFLMNGLIHGVKGLLSFLSAPLIGALSDVWGRKSFLLLTVFFTCAPIPLMKISPWWYFAVISMSGVFAVTFSVIFAYVADITQEHERSTAYGLVSATFAASLVTSPAIGAYLSQAYGDTLVVVLASGVALLDIGFILLAVPESLPEEMRPVSWGAPISWEQADPFASLRKVGQDSTVLLICITVFLSYLPEAGQYSSFFLYLRQVIGFSSETVAAFIGVVGILSILAQTVVLGILMRSIGNKNTILLGLGFQILQLAWYGFGSQPWMMWAAGAVAAMSSITFPAISAMVSRSTDPDQQGVVQGMITGIRGLCNGLGPALYGFVFYLFHVELNEMAEVETLGKASKPNMANPTDESSIIPGPPFLFGACSVLLSLLVALFIPEHNLALRSGSHKKHSTGAQAHPHSPPAGGSDGKEPLLEDSSV; this is encoded by the exons ATGGTGGGGACCGGCACGGACGGGAGCGCGGGCGGCGCCGCTGTCCGGTGCCAG CGACAGGGGATCGGGGAGCCCAGCGTGTACCACGCCGTGGTGGTGATTTTCCTGGAGTTCTTTGCCTGGGGGCTGCTGACCACGCCGATGCTGACG GTCTTACACCAGACTTTCCCTCAGCACACATTCCTGATGAATGGTCTGATTCATGGAGTCAAG GGTCTGCTGTCTTTCCTAAGTGCCCCGCTGATTGGTGCTCTCTCTGATGTCTGGGGCAGGAAatccttcctccttctcacCGTCTTCTTCACGTGTGCACCAATTCCTCTGATGAAGATCAGCCCGTG GTGGTACTTTGCTGTCATCTCCATGTCTGGAGTGTTTGCTGTCAccttttctgtgatttttgccTATGTTGCTGATATCACACAGGAGCATGAGCGCAGCACGGCGTACGGCCTG GTGTCAGCCACGTTTGCTGCCAGTCTGGTCACCAGCCCGGCCATCGGCGCGTACCTTTCCCAAGCCTACGGTGACACCTTGGTGGTTGTGCTGGCTTCAGGGGTTGCTTTGCTGGATATTGGCTTCatcctgctggctgtgcccgAGTCACTGCCTGAAGAGATGCGCCCAGTCTCCTGGGGAGCCCCAATCTCCTGGGAACAAGCTGACCCATTTGCT TCCTTGAGGAAGGTGGGTCAGGACTCCACAGTGCTGCTCATCTGCATCACCGTCTTTCTCTCCTACCTTCCCGAGGCTGGCCAGTATTCCAGCTTCTTCCTGTACCTACGACAG GTCATTGGTTTTTCCTCAGAGACTGTAGCAGCCTTTATCGGTGTAGTTGGAATTCTCTCTATACTGGCTCAG acaGTCGTGTTGGGAATTCTCATGCGCTCcataggaaataaaaacaccATCCTCCTGGGACTAGGCTTCCAGATCCTGCAGCTTGCCTGGTATGGCTTTGGATCACAGCCTTG gatgatgtgggcagcaggagctgtggctgccatgTCCAGCATCACCTTCCCAGCCATCAGTGCCATGGTGTCGAGGAGCACGGACCCTGACCAGCAGG GTGTGGTGCAGGGGATGATCACTGGAATTCGGGGTCTGTGTAATGGCCTGGGGCCAGCACTCTATGGTTTTGTCTTCTATCTCTTCCACGTGGAGTTGAACGAAATGGCTGAGGTGGAAACTTTGGGCAAGGCCTCCAAACCCAACATGGCCAACCCAACAGATGAG AGCAGCATCATCCCTGGGCCACCCTTCCTGTTCGGGGCGTGCTCCGTGCTGCTGTCGCTGCTGGTGGCCCTGTTCATTCCGGAACACAACCTGGCACTGAGGTCAGGCAGCCACAAGAAGCACAGTACAGGGGCCCAGGCCCACCCCCACAGCCCACCAGCTGGGGGGTCAGATGGCAAGGAGCCCCTGCTGGAGGACAGCAGCGTGTGA
- the MADCAM1 gene encoding mucosal addressin cell adhesion molecule 1 isoform X2: MEPAPVLLLLGSLWGCSGRPADRLVVTPQEPVVPFGGSTELNCSLACAGGKVEWSGLDTALGTISSFSTHSILHIRHANVATEGTKICQGNCHGQHYQTTVTLKVYALPDTLRLEAAPHILRPGHPANLTCSAMHLYPPTGLALTWYRGHQVVQNPNVDCEEEAEEELYNIVSTLSVTGTEVAEGVEFRCEVTLQVGQETFTRVASLVASAEAVMEQPAAVVTSTESPSTARPVATTALPPGPGVPTGDPTTAREPSAGTALVAVTKPPSTEPSVPQDLTAGSPMARVATSTIPGSGTAATGPSVGTVPSCSLQIWSLPPTGTRGRALRIECHARCTGNATVGWLRTPAALWQYREESAGSSSALRLEHAQPCHQGRYQCVLLGHRAQMVSLEVMVVDDSFSSSPAIAVGTAGSLLGLIVTAAVSRRLWKRFRSR; encoded by the exons ATGGAGCCGGCTCCTGTCCTTCTCCTCCTCGGCTCGCTGTGGGGCTGCAGCG gtcGCCCCGCTGACAGGCTGGTGGTGACACCGCAGGAGCCCGTGGTGCCGTTTGGGGGCTCGACGGAGCTGAACTGCTCCTTGGCCTGCGCAGGGGGCAAGGTGGAGTGGAGCGGGCTGGACACCGCCCTGGGGAccatctcctccttctccacccACAGCATCCTGCACATCAGGCACGCCAACGTGGCCACGGAGGGCACGAAGATCTGCCAGGGCAACTGCCACGGGCAGCACTACCAGACAACCGTCACGCTGAAGGTCTACG CCCTCCCAGACACGCtgaggctggaggcagctcccCACATCCTGCGCCCAGGACACCCCGCCAACCTGACCTGCTCGGCCATGCACCTGTATCCTCCCACCGGGCTGGCCCTCACCTGGTACCGGGGGCACCAGGTGGTGCAGAACCCAAACGTTGACTGCGAGGAAGAGGCTGAGGAGGAGCTGTATAATATCGTTTCCACCCTGTcggtgacagggacagaggtgGCAGAAGGGGTGGAGTTCAGGTGCGAGGTGACGCTGCAGGTCGGGCAGGAGACCTTCACCCGGGTGGCATCTCTGGTGGCAAGTGCTGAGG CTGTGAtggagcagccagcagctgtggTCACCTCCACGgagagccccagcacagccaggcccGTGGCCACCACAGCTCTCCCTCCAGGGCCCGGTGTCCCTACAGGCGATCCCACCACAGCACGGGAGCCCAGCGCTGGCACCGCTCTGGTTGCTGTCACCAAGCCCCCCTCCACGGAGCCCTCTGTGCCCCAGGACCTCACGGCAGGCAGCCCCATGGCACGTGTGGCCACCAGCACCATCCCTGGCTCTGGCACGGCGGCGACAGGGCCATCTGTGGGGACAGTGccctcctgcagcctgcagaTCTGGTCGCTGCCTCCCACCGGCACGCGGGGCAGGGCCCTGCGCATCGAGTGCCACGCTCGGTGCACCGGGAACGCCACGGTGGGCTGGCTCCGCACCCCCGCAGCCCTCTGGCAGTACCGGGAGGAGTCTGCGGGCAGCAGCTCCGCGCTGCGGCTGGAGCacgcccagccctgccaccaggGCCGCTACCAGTGCGTCCTGCTCGGCCACCGCGCCCAGATGGTCAGCCTGGAGGTGATGGTGGTGGACG ATTCCTTCAGCTCGAGCCCTGCCATtgctgtggggacagcgggaTCGCTCCTGGGGCTCATCGTGACCGCTGCCGTGTCCCGACGTCTGTGGAAACGATTCAGATCTCGGTAG
- the MADCAM1 gene encoding mucosal addressin cell adhesion molecule 1 isoform X1, with protein MEPAPVLLLLGSLWGCSGRPADRLVVTPQEPVVPFGGSTELNCSLACAGGKVEWSGLDTALGTISSFSTHSILHIRHANVATEGTKICQGNCHGQHYQTTVTLKVYGKRSPAVTHCLPAQPWIPKAAPFLLSYAVLPKITLDSFPALPDTLRLEAAPHILRPGHPANLTCSAMHLYPPTGLALTWYRGHQVVQNPNVDCEEEAEEELYNIVSTLSVTGTEVAEGVEFRCEVTLQVGQETFTRVASLVASAEAVMEQPAAVVTSTESPSTARPVATTALPPGPGVPTGDPTTAREPSAGTALVAVTKPPSTEPSVPQDLTAGSPMARVATSTIPGSGTAATGPSVGTVPSCSLQIWSLPPTGTRGRALRIECHARCTGNATVGWLRTPAALWQYREESAGSSSALRLEHAQPCHQGRYQCVLLGHRAQMVSLEVMVVDDSFSSSPAIAVGTAGSLLGLIVTAAVSRRLWKRFRSR; from the exons ATGGAGCCGGCTCCTGTCCTTCTCCTCCTCGGCTCGCTGTGGGGCTGCAGCG gtcGCCCCGCTGACAGGCTGGTGGTGACACCGCAGGAGCCCGTGGTGCCGTTTGGGGGCTCGACGGAGCTGAACTGCTCCTTGGCCTGCGCAGGGGGCAAGGTGGAGTGGAGCGGGCTGGACACCGCCCTGGGGAccatctcctccttctccacccACAGCATCCTGCACATCAGGCACGCCAACGTGGCCACGGAGGGCACGAAGATCTGCCAGGGCAACTGCCACGGGCAGCACTACCAGACAACCGTCACGCTGAAGGTCTACGGTAAGCGCTCCCCAGCTGTCACTCActgcctcccagcacagccctggatCCCCAAGGCAGCCCCTTTCCTCCTGAGCTATGCTGTGCTGCCAAAAATCACCCTTGACTCCTTTCCAGCCCTCCCAGACACGCtgaggctggaggcagctcccCACATCCTGCGCCCAGGACACCCCGCCAACCTGACCTGCTCGGCCATGCACCTGTATCCTCCCACCGGGCTGGCCCTCACCTGGTACCGGGGGCACCAGGTGGTGCAGAACCCAAACGTTGACTGCGAGGAAGAGGCTGAGGAGGAGCTGTATAATATCGTTTCCACCCTGTcggtgacagggacagaggtgGCAGAAGGGGTGGAGTTCAGGTGCGAGGTGACGCTGCAGGTCGGGCAGGAGACCTTCACCCGGGTGGCATCTCTGGTGGCAAGTGCTGAGG CTGTGAtggagcagccagcagctgtggTCACCTCCACGgagagccccagcacagccaggcccGTGGCCACCACAGCTCTCCCTCCAGGGCCCGGTGTCCCTACAGGCGATCCCACCACAGCACGGGAGCCCAGCGCTGGCACCGCTCTGGTTGCTGTCACCAAGCCCCCCTCCACGGAGCCCTCTGTGCCCCAGGACCTCACGGCAGGCAGCCCCATGGCACGTGTGGCCACCAGCACCATCCCTGGCTCTGGCACGGCGGCGACAGGGCCATCTGTGGGGACAGTGccctcctgcagcctgcagaTCTGGTCGCTGCCTCCCACCGGCACGCGGGGCAGGGCCCTGCGCATCGAGTGCCACGCTCGGTGCACCGGGAACGCCACGGTGGGCTGGCTCCGCACCCCCGCAGCCCTCTGGCAGTACCGGGAGGAGTCTGCGGGCAGCAGCTCCGCGCTGCGGCTGGAGCacgcccagccctgccaccaggGCCGCTACCAGTGCGTCCTGCTCGGCCACCGCGCCCAGATGGTCAGCCTGGAGGTGATGGTGGTGGACG ATTCCTTCAGCTCGAGCCCTGCCATtgctgtggggacagcgggaTCGCTCCTGGGGCTCATCGTGACCGCTGCCGTGTCCCGACGTCTGTGGAAACGATTCAGATCTCGGTAG